The following coding sequences lie in one Chanos chanos chromosome 4, fChaCha1.1, whole genome shotgun sequence genomic window:
- the LOC115810170 gene encoding protein NLRC3-like gives MDKKARPPLNMPGKENIRPVTNAVQDHIKKPTVTHGEEKAAEKRKKLFSGLNRINHKKKHRATFEQQLHKIRHEMQFNLKKRSEGLLEGTAATHQPALLNKVYTELHVFDQELDHVNDEHEIWQVETAHFFDSSEGTVIKYNDILNPYHRERTFKNVVTKGIAGIGKTITAQKFILDWSEGKANQDIDFVFVLPFRDLNLQRNEHQSLFELLRVFHPELRKIDDIRIFDRRILFILDGLDESQFPLDNHNIIVSDVKRRDTVDVLLTSLLKGRLLPSAHIWITTRPSAASQLPKEVFEQGYVTHIRGFNDQQKEEYFKNHFSDQNKALKIISCLKKTRSLFIMCHVPLFCWLASKVLKEMITDENDYNEMPKSLTEMYIHFLIIQTGFSYQKYQMKKSYDVLEKYKLTILKLGKLAFQNLMKQNFVFHERDLATYGMSSAEVFQCPGVCTCIFKMEDGLHEKTLYCFVHLTVQEFFAALFVYCEFAEGKEIKDFKSGKSKNSLADFLKCIVDKALGSKTGHLDLFTRFIFGISLDSNKTKLESLLPSTGSSSDCHKKVVQHIKILRRQDLSPERCMNLVHCLVELQDTSVLMEMEKCQKSFSEKPLTSFQCSVLAYHLAMLDVDHNKFDLKKYRVNEVGFKRLAPVLCYFKEARLNCSGITEKSSPDLVCILKSPKSQLTVLDLSQNSLQNSGMRKLVDGLCNSNCKVQKLDVSHNNLTDPGMEALKDLLLHTSSKLQILDISNNDLSSSGVKSLSVGLASSSCHLEMLQLSGCRVTEKGCFYLASALTSGSPHLRALDLSYNHPGDAGTKIIPVLLSDAVNLTLDLNTANEWLSLTPDGKTAGRNKNKQSYPDLPERFDRCSQVLSKESLSGRAYWEVIKNAYDAHIGVAYKHICRKGAGAEVHVGRNQESWNFYWSEKMSYVQHGGSKVSLSGPACSKLGVYLDWQAGTLSFYSISSQCIYDSITPFASQ, from the exons CTACATTTGAACAACAGCTGCACAAGATCAGACATGAAATGCAGTTCAACCTGAAAAAACGTTCTGAAGGACTCTTAGAAGGAACTGCCGCAACACATCAACCAGCTCTTCTTAACAAGGTTTATACTGAGCTTCATGTGTTTGATCAAGAGTTAGACCATGTTAATGATGAACATGAAATCTGGCAGGTGGAGACAGCACACTTCTTTGACAGTTCTGAAGGCACTGTGATAAAATACAATGACATCCTCAACCcttaccacagagagaggaccttCAAGAATGTAGTGACAAAAGGGATTGCTGGAATAGGAAAAACTATCACTGCACAAAAATTCATCCTTGATTGGTCTGAAGGAAAAGCAAATCAAGATATAgactttgtttttgtacttCCATTTCGTGATCTTAACCTGCAAAGGAATGAACACCAGAGTCTCTTTGAACTGCTTCGTGTCTTTCATCCTGAACTTCGAAAAATAGATGACATTCGCATATTTGATCGTAGAATTCTTTTCATCTTGGATGGGCTAGATGAAAGTCAGTTTCCCTTGGACAACCACAACATTATTGTGTCTGATGTCAAGAGGAGGGACACAGTGGATGTGCTACTGACAAGCCTCTTGAAAGGGAGACTTCTTCCCTCTGCTCACATCTGGATAACCACTCGTCCCTCAGCAGCCTCTCAGCTCCCCAAGGAAGTATTTGAACAAGGATATGTAACCCACATCCGAGGATTTAATGACCAGCAAAAGGAAGAATATTTCAAGAATCATTTCAGTGATCAGAACAAAGCTTTGAAAATTATCTCATGCCTCAAGAAAACCAGGAGCCTCTTCATTATGTGTCATGTGCCTCTCTTTTGCTGGCTTGCCTCCAAAGTTCTGAAGGAAATGATTACTGACGAAAATGATTATAATGAAATGCCTAAAAGCCTAACTGAGATGTACATTCATTTTTTGATCATTCAAACAGGGTTCAGCTACCAGAAgtatcaaatgaaaaaaagttatGATGTTTTGGAGAAGTACAAACTCACTATTTTGAAATTGGGGAAACTAGCTTTTCAGAACTTGATGAagcaaaactttgtttttcatgaGAGAGACTTAGCGACCTATGGTATGAGTTCAGCAGAGGTATTTCAGTGCCCTGGCGTGTGCACATGTATCTTTAAAATGGAGGATGGGTTGCATGAAAAGACACTGTATTGCTTTGTGCATCTTACTGTCCAGGAATTTTttgctgctttgtttgtttattgtgaatTTGCAGAAGGCAAGGAGATAAAAGATTTTAAATCAGGGAAATCTAAGAACAGTTTGGCTGATTTTCTAAAATGCATTGTTGATAAAGCCTTGGGTAGTAAAACAGGACATTTGGATCTTTTTACCCGATTTATTTTTGGGATCTCCCTTGATTCCAACAAGACAAAGCTTGAAAGTCTTCTACCATCAACAGGCAGCAGTTCAGATTGCCACAAGAAAGTCGTTCAGCATATCAAAATCTTGCGGCGGCAAGATCTCTCCCCTGAGAGATGCATGAACCTGGTTCATTGTCTCGTGGAGCTGCAGGACACCTCTGTTCTGATGGAAATGGAAAAGTGTCAAAAGTCCTTTTCAGAGAAGCCTCTCACttcatttcagtgttcagtTCTTGCATACCACCTGGCAATGTTAGATGTAGACCACAAcaagtttgacctgaagaaatacCGTGTTAATGAAGTTGGTTTCAAAAGGCTTGCTCCAGTACTCTGCTATTTTAAAGAAGCCAG GCTCAACTGCAGTGGAATAACAGAGAAGTCCTCTCCTGATTTGGTCTGTATTTTGAAGTCACCAAAATCTCAGTTGACTGTTTTGGATCTTAGTCAGAACAGCTTGCAGAATTCAGGAATGAGGAAGCTTGTGGATGGACTTTGTAACTCAAACTGCAAAGTACAGAAATTAGATGTAAGCCACAACAATCTGACCGATCCAGGAATGGAGGCGCTCAAAGACCTGCTGTTACATACAAGCTCAAAACTACAAATTCTGGACATCAGCAACAATGATCTTAGCAGTTCTGGGGTTAAAAGCCTTTCTGTTGGACTTGCAAGTTCCTCTTGCCATCTTGAGATGTTACA ACTCTCAGGTTGTCGAGTTACCGAAAAGGGCTGTTTTTACCTAGCCTCAGCTCTGACTTCAGGCTCTCCACATCTGAGGGCGCTGGACTTGAGTTATAATCACCCTGGAGATGCTGGA ACCAAGATAATTCCTGTTTTGCTTTCAGATGCCGTTAACCTCACCTTAGACCTCAATACAGCAAATGAGTGGCTGTCACTAACTCCTGATGGAAAGACAGCTGGGCGGAATAAAAACAAGCAGTCTTATCCTGATCTTCCAGAAAGGTTTGATCGGTGCAGCCAAGTACTATCTAAAGAGAGTCTTTCTGGTCGGGCCTACTGGGAAGTTATTAAGAATGCGTATGATGCTCATATAGGTGTGGCCTATAAACATATCTGCAGAAAAGGAGCAGGTGCTGAAGTACACGTGGGCCGCAATCAAGAATCCTGGAATTTTTATTGGTCTGAAAAAATGTCCTATGTACAGCATGGTGGAAGCAAAGTCTCATTATCTGGTCCTGCTTGTAGCAAATTAGGGGTATACCTGGACTGGCAAGCTGGGACTTTGTCCTTCTACAGTATCTCGTCTCAG TGCATATATGATAGCATAACTCCATTTGCCTCTCAGTAA
- the LOC115810171 gene encoding uromodulin-like, producing MISEMLLRLLVITAIITDASGLVVTHCDACHDRATCTPLLKAGQTDSLHSVNCTCKDGFSGNGMNCYNTTSCSAPTSPCCSHGYRWATGQGCVDVDECAAPQSPCVAPLFCVNTPGSFNCLLPPVNNNPSSNPRSVQFSCGNTVCNLGQDCITINGVPRCADPCQHYTALDEPWRAINFRTKGTPHCDMNVNWQGWYRLFLDGASVQMPERCVSPWMCGTHAPLWLKSPHPVRSDGIVQGNVCGSWVTGCCNFEFPIHVKACSANYYVYKFVKPPLCFLAYAADVNTKVCSTCKTGESCVSEDKINWMCVATDPVRLVGGDNKCSGRVELYHSGRWGTVCDDDWNIKAAEVVCRQMGCGKAVAARVNGYFGPGSGPIWLDNTRCIGNESYITQCKHNGFEKHNCGHYEDAGVTCEEPQTIPVPTLVCGNSLIEVGLPKVLKGSNPLNTTSGHLADPRCAGYVENDGTVWYQVDRRGAVCGNVLRINSTHAVYSNTLFIYPSGNILFSLPTAFPFSCVYPLDSEISMDIAIRPYLAMQEMGLVGVGTGAQASMSLYHSDSFTQAYPPGAITLPVGAALHVGVTVKEVEAERFAVILDDCYATHNANPDDPERHYLIQNRCPSDRRQVTIVQTGVSLEARFTALLFLYQEKYDDIFLHCSFTLCDRRTNSCSGTCLTRTSRSISGKQVLTMGPITCLIVIFSSTRF from the exons ATGATCTCAGAAATGCTTTTACGCCTACTGGTGATTACAGCCATTATTACTGATGCATCAG GTTTGGTTGTCACTCATTGTGATGCCTGTCACGACCGTGCTACCTGCACTCCCCTTCTGAAGGCGGGCCAGACAGACTCCCTTCACTCTGTGAACTGTACATGTAAGGACGGTTTCTCTGGGAATGGCATGAACTGTTACAACACTACATCTTGCAGTGCCCCAACCTCGCCCTGCTGTAGCCACGGTTACCGTTGGGCTACAGGGCAGGGCTGTGTTGATGTGGATGAGTGTGCAGCCCCTCAGAGTCCCTGTGTCGCCCCTCTTTTTTGTGTGAACACTCCTGGGTCCTTCAACTGCTTGCTCCCCCCAGTTAACAACAACCCAAGCTCCAATCCCCGCTCGGTGCAGTTCAGTTGTGGGAACACTGTGTGTAACCTGGGCCAGGACTGCATCACCATCAACGGGGTCCCTCGCTGCGCTGACCCGTGCCAACACTACACCGCCTTGGACGAGCCTTGGCGTGCTATCAACTTCAGGACCAAGGGCACTCCACACTGTGACATGAATGTTAACTGGCAAGGCTGGTACCGGCTGTTCCTGGATGGTGCTAGTGTTCAGATGCCTGAGAGATGTGTGTCTCCATGGATGTGTGGCACCCATGCCCCTCTGTGGCTCAAGAGCCCTCATCCAGTGAGGTCAGACGGCATTGTTCAAGGCAATGTGTGTGGCAGCTGGGTGACAGGCTGCTGTAATTTTGAGTTCCCCATTCATGTTAAAGCTTGTTCTGCAAACTACTACGTGTACAAGTTTGTTAAACCACCGCTGTGTTTCCTGGCTTATGCGGCAG atgtAAATACCAAAGTCTGTAGTACCTGCAAAACAGGGGAATCTTGTGTCAGTGAGGACAAAATCAACTGGATGTGTGTGGCAACAG ACCCTGTCAGACTGGTTGGAGGTGATAACAAATGCTCAGGTAGAGTGGAGCTGTACCATAGCGGCCgatggggaacagtgtgtgacgATGACTGGAACATCAAGGCAGCAGAAGTGGTGTGTAGACAGATGGGTTGTGGGAAGGCCGTTGCTGCCAGAGTGAATGGATACTTCGGTCCAGGTTCTGGACCCATCTGGTTGGATAACACCAGATGTATCGGCAACGAATCCTACATTACACAGTGCAAACACAACGGGTTTGAGAAGCATAACTGTGGTCACTATGAAGATGCTGGTGTCACATGTGAAG AGCCACAGACTATCCCTGTGCCTACCCTTGTGTGTGGGAACAGCCTTATTGAGGTGGGTCTTCCAAAAGTCCTCAAAGGCTCAAATCCTTTGAACACCACATCCGGACACCTGGCCGACCCTCGATGTGCCGGTTACGTGGAGAACGACGGCACCGTGTGGTATCAGGTGGACCGCAGAGGAGCCGTCTGTGGAAACGTACTGAGG ATAAACAGCACCCATGCTGTGTACTCCAACACATTGTTCATTTACCCTTCTGGAaacatccttttctctcttcccactGCCTTCCCTTTTTCCTGTGTGTATCCCCTGGATTCAGAGATCAGCATGGATATAGCCATTAGGCCTTACCTAGC GATGCAGGAGATGGGGTTGGTCGGTGTAGGCACTGGGGCTCAGGCTTCCATGTCTCTGTACCACAGTGACTCTTTTACCCAGGCGTACCCTCCCGGGGCCATCACGCTGCCTGTGGGTGCTGCTTTGCATGTGGGTGTGACAGTGAAGGAGGTAGAGGCAGAGCGGTTTGCTGTGATCCTCGACGACTGTTACGCCACACACAATGCTAATCCTGATGACCCTGAACGTCATTATTTAATTCAGAACAG GTGTCCTAGTGACCGTCGCCAGGTGACGATAGTTCAAACAGGGGTTTCTCTGGAGGCACGCTTTACTGCGCTTCTCTTCCTGTATCAGGAAAAGTACGATGACATCTTCCTGCACTGCAGCTTCACTCTGTGTGACCGCAGGACAAACTCCTGCTCAGGG ACATGTCTCACAAGAACATCCCGGTCCATTAGTGGGAAGCAGGTCCTCACCATGGGTCCAATTACCT gTCTCATTGTGATATTCTCATCGACACGCTTCTAA